GCGTCCCACACATTCGCCAACCCGATCGCATCGGGCGACGAGCTCGTGTTCCTCCTCGACGACTTCGACGGGTTCGAGCACTATCGGGTGCTCCTGCCCACCCGACCCAACGGGTCCTTTGGCTGGGTCCACCGAGACAGCGTCGATCTCCGGCGCCACAACTTCGCGATGAGGGTCGAACTCGACGAGTTCCGACTCACCGTCTTCGATCACGAGCAGGTCGTGATGGAGACGACCGTGGGCGTTGCCCGCGACAACGCGCCCACACCCCTGGGCCGGTACTACACCACCGAACTCCTGCGTCCGCTCTCACCCGACTCGGTCTATGGCGCCTTCGCCTACGGACTCTCGGGTTACTCCGACACCTTCACCACGTTCAACGGCGGTCCGGGCCAACTCGGCATCCACGGCACCAACGATCCGACCACGATCGGTACGAACGTGTCGTCAGGCTGTA
The sequence above is a segment of the Acidimicrobiales bacterium genome. Coding sequences within it:
- a CDS encoding L,D-transpeptidase; the encoded protein is MERRSFLLGAGALGLAACAAPERDLLEAYEGVDIDLGPGAGPSGEVIPDPTAGAGSVSPMQALRDSVEPPEDRVGLSFVAVARGDQVDVVDAPGDDIASHTFANPIASGDELVFLLDDFDGFEHYRVLLPTRPNGSFGWVHRDSVDLRRHNFAMRVELDEFRLTVFDHEQVVMETTVGVARDNAPTPLGRYYTTELLRPLSPDSVYGAFAYGLSGYSDTFTTFNGGPGQLGIHGTNDPTTIGTNVSSGCIRVHNDDITRLVEDIRVPTGVPVEIL